Sequence from the Candidatus Woesearchaeota archaeon genome:
ATGGCACATAAGCAAAACAAGACTATTGAAAGATGCAAGAGCAGTTCTTAAAAGGGCTATGCAAGCAAGCCAAGGAGTTAGACCGGAAAAGAGAATAACTGATGGCCTATGGCAGTATCCTGCAGCTATAAAGAAAGAGATTGGTTGGAATTGGAGAATACAGAAGAAGAAGCATGAAGTACACAGCGGTATTGGAAAGAATTCCTTGGTTGAAAGAGTAAACAAGGAAATTAAGAGAAGAACCAACTGGTTTAAATCATTTCAGGCAGAAGAAAGAGCTAAGGCGTTTTTTGCGCTATTCTTTTATCATTTCAACATCAACTATCCCAACACGGGATAGTTGACTTTGCCCATTATTAGGGCTGTGGTGCAACCCTATAATATATGTTGATAATTTATCAACATTATAAGCAATCAGTTTGCTTATAACTTCTACCTTTTGTGTTACAAATGCTCTTGATCTTATTGTTGAACCGTATTTCCTCTTTATTACTGAGA
This genomic interval carries:
- a CDS encoding DDE-type integrase/transposase/recombinase, coding for MMFATDLYSSIGISLRTLSRIIRQYFSISHEGIRKWVLSDKSLNLIDDKTIPTKTWHIHETYIKIKGKGFWLWVVFCKESKQVIAWHISKTRLLKDARAVLKRAMQASQGVRPEKRITDGLWQYPAAIKKEIGWNWRIQKKKHEVHSGIGKNSLVERVNKEIKRRTNWFKSFQAEERAKAFFALFFYHFNINYPNTG